A window of the Brachybacterium sacelli genome harbors these coding sequences:
- a CDS encoding GntP family permease, with the protein MLILHTTIAIVGIVALILKAKVDPVIALIIGSLYLGLATGVGFTSTVAAITGGFGDIMAEVGLLIGFGVLIGALLHAMGAFQKMVTLLVDGVGGRRLPYALTAAMSTIFPAIYVDVQVVLAAPVVRSAGPMIGRRGLPLMAGALGTGIFAGYVFVVPGLAAVSIAGLMNISLGSWILYGIVLGPVTAILTTLVFRQILRSGYWKPAADEAIDEAEPVEQEANAREEGATVRERTTTPPLLVCLLPILVPLVMIGGGAFAKLFGFSHDVIAFIGDANVALFVGLLGAYLLCRRALGSEGTNRALGEGFHTTGEILLITGIGGSLGAVIAETGLDAILAGLFTADAGAPVLISILLAWVIAAVLHLAIGSVSVAAIAAAGIIGPVLGSIDVSPIAIGLAVASGAMFALQVNSNFFWMFKSLVGLTTQGTLKTLTVVTALGSVVSLPLVMIVGLLA; encoded by the coding sequence GTGCTCATCCTCCACACCACGATCGCAATCGTCGGGATCGTGGCCCTCATCCTCAAGGCGAAGGTCGACCCGGTGATCGCCCTGATCATCGGCTCGCTCTATCTCGGCCTCGCCACGGGTGTCGGATTCACCAGCACCGTCGCAGCGATCACGGGCGGCTTCGGGGACATCATGGCCGAGGTCGGCCTGCTGATCGGCTTCGGGGTCCTCATCGGAGCCCTCCTGCACGCGATGGGAGCGTTCCAGAAGATGGTGACGCTGCTCGTCGACGGCGTCGGCGGACGTCGTCTGCCCTACGCCCTGACGGCCGCGATGTCCACGATCTTCCCCGCGATCTACGTGGATGTGCAGGTCGTGCTGGCGGCACCGGTGGTGCGCTCGGCAGGTCCGATGATCGGCCGACGGGGCCTGCCGCTGATGGCCGGGGCCCTGGGCACGGGGATCTTCGCCGGGTACGTCTTCGTCGTCCCCGGCCTGGCCGCGGTCTCCATCGCCGGGCTCATGAACATTTCCCTGGGGAGCTGGATCCTGTACGGGATCGTCCTGGGCCCTGTGACCGCGATCCTGACCACCCTGGTCTTCCGCCAGATACTCCGGTCGGGCTACTGGAAGCCCGCCGCCGACGAGGCCATCGACGAGGCCGAGCCCGTCGAGCAGGAGGCGAACGCGCGGGAGGAAGGCGCGACCGTGCGGGAACGGACCACCACGCCTCCACTGCTGGTCTGCCTGCTGCCGATCCTGGTGCCGCTGGTGATGATCGGCGGAGGAGCCTTCGCCAAGCTGTTCGGGTTCTCCCATGACGTCATCGCCTTCATCGGGGATGCGAACGTCGCGCTCTTCGTCGGCCTGCTCGGCGCCTATCTTCTGTGCCGTCGCGCCCTGGGGTCCGAGGGGACGAACCGAGCGCTCGGCGAGGGCTTCCACACCACCGGCGAGATCCTGCTGATCACCGGGATCGGCGGCTCCCTGGGGGCCGTCATCGCGGAGACCGGACTCGACGCGATCCTCGCGGGCCTGTTCACCGCCGACGCCGGTGCGCCGGTGCTCATCAGCATTCTGCTGGCCTGGGTGATCGCCGCCGTGCTGCACCTGGCGATCGGCTCCGTGTCGGTGGCGGCCATCGCCGCGGCCGGGATCATCGGGCCGGTGCTCGGCTCGATCGACGTCTCCCCCATCGCGATCGGCCTCGCGGTCGCCTCGGGCGCCATGTTCGCCCTCCAGGTCAACAGCAACTTCTTCTGGATGTTCAAGTCACTGGTGGGACTGACGACGCAGGGCACGCTGAAGACCCTGACCGTCGTCACCGCCCTCGGCTCCGTCGTCTCCCTCCCGCTGGTGATGATCGTGGGCCTCCTCGCCTGA
- a CDS encoding SDR family NAD(P)-dependent oxidoreductase, translating to MDARGEVALVTGGASGLGLATATRLTAAGVKVVLLDLPRSDGREAAAALGSTAHFASADVTSEDDVRAAVELATSLGHLRIVVNCAGIVVGKRLVGRSGPIPLSDVERVLHINLLGTVNVMRLAADVMQDVPVDGEERGVIVNTASVAAFDGQIGQTAYAASKAAVAGLTLPAARELARSCIRVMAIAPGTFETPMMAGMSDEVRTSLASQVPHPSRLGRPAEFAALVQHIVENPMLNGEVIRLDGAIRMTPG from the coding sequence ATGGACGCGCGGGGAGAGGTCGCCCTCGTCACCGGCGGCGCCTCCGGGCTCGGTCTGGCCACCGCGACCCGGCTCACTGCGGCAGGGGTGAAGGTCGTGCTCCTCGATCTGCCACGGTCCGACGGACGGGAAGCGGCCGCAGCTCTCGGCAGCACGGCACACTTCGCGTCCGCGGACGTCACCAGCGAGGACGATGTCCGCGCGGCCGTGGAGCTCGCCACGTCCCTCGGTCATCTCCGCATCGTCGTGAACTGTGCCGGGATCGTGGTCGGCAAGCGGCTCGTGGGTCGGAGCGGCCCGATCCCGCTGTCCGACGTCGAGCGGGTCCTCCACATCAACCTGCTGGGAACGGTCAACGTGATGCGACTCGCCGCCGACGTGATGCAGGACGTCCCCGTCGACGGTGAGGAACGGGGAGTCATCGTCAACACCGCGTCGGTGGCCGCGTTCGACGGACAGATCGGACAGACCGCCTACGCCGCGTCGAAGGCCGCGGTCGCCGGACTCACGCTCCCCGCAGCGAGGGAACTGGCACGGTCCTGCATCCGGGTCATGGCGATCGCCCCCGGCACCTTCGAGACCCCGATGATGGCCGGCATGAGCGATGAGGTCCGCACCTCCCTCGCCTCCCAGGTGCCGCATCCGAGCCGACTGGGCAGGCCCGCGGAGTTCGCGGCGCTCGTCCAGCACATCGTGGAGAACCCGATGCTCAACGGCGAGGTCATCCGTCTCGACGGCGCGATCAGGATGACACCGGGATGA
- a CDS encoding 3-methyladenine DNA glycosylase gives MSIPSPDAPVQMMSETEASHARRDHEERADALTAGHRERRQRGQKHPVEDFLFTYYPFSPAKLRRWHPGWRVAYDAAADLEPNGRPVITDVDDSGRRSWYRDVPAGTSVGAPPTSRRADVERYLAERADAFSFMTRLLSASSLGSRRPEFGCFGLHEWAMVHRLRPGRQRHEDLPLRLSQSETDEVVEREKLVCSHLDAFRFFTPTAAPRNALEPTRDQQVDLDNPACLHVGMDLYKWAMKLTPLLPSELVLDCFEHARDTRVLDMEASPYDVRPLGYGMVPIETAQGKSEYVRRQRTLAEAADDLRQRILENLPAATS, from the coding sequence GTGAGCATCCCGAGCCCGGACGCCCCGGTGCAGATGATGTCGGAGACGGAGGCCTCTCACGCCCGTCGGGATCACGAGGAACGAGCCGACGCACTCACAGCGGGTCACCGTGAGCGCAGGCAGCGCGGGCAGAAGCACCCCGTCGAGGACTTCCTGTTCACCTACTACCCCTTCTCCCCCGCGAAGCTGCGCCGCTGGCACCCGGGGTGGCGGGTGGCCTACGACGCTGCAGCCGACCTCGAGCCGAACGGACGGCCCGTGATCACCGACGTCGACGACTCCGGGCGCCGCTCCTGGTACCGCGACGTTCCCGCGGGAACGTCCGTCGGCGCGCCCCCGACGAGTCGGCGGGCCGATGTCGAGAGGTATCTGGCGGAGCGGGCCGACGCCTTCTCCTTCATGACGCGTCTGCTCTCGGCGTCCTCGCTCGGCAGCCGCCGCCCGGAATTCGGATGCTTCGGGCTGCACGAATGGGCGATGGTCCATCGGCTGCGGCCCGGCCGGCAGCGCCATGAGGATCTGCCGCTGCGGCTGTCCCAGTCCGAGACCGACGAGGTGGTCGAACGGGAGAAGCTGGTGTGCTCGCACCTGGACGCCTTCCGCTTCTTCACCCCCACGGCCGCGCCGCGCAATGCCCTGGAGCCCACACGGGACCAGCAGGTCGACCTCGACAACCCGGCGTGCCTGCACGTGGGGATGGACCTGTACAAATGGGCGATGAAGCTGACCCCGCTGCTGCCGTCCGAGCTGGTGCTGGACTGCTTCGAGCATGCCCGCGACACCCGAGTTCTCGACATGGAGGCAAGCCCGTACGACGTGCGGCCGCTGGGTTACGGCATGGTGCCGATCGAGACTGCACAGGGCAAGTCCGAGTACGTGCGACGGCAGCGGACGCTGGCCGAAGCGGCCGACGACCTGCGTCAGCGGATACTGGAGAACCTGCCGGCGGCGACCTCCTGA
- a CDS encoding DUF2199 domain-containing protein, which produces MAGIDFDCAYCGEHHRDTDGSASSPWPALAFRRPDPYLDLDTHARRFHARATDDLCVIDRDRGPDCYVRVTLSIPIRDEEITLEYGPWASVGEGSYLDYVEHYEDPDHREHYAGQLATAIPGYSHPFSVPVQVITRGMQRPVIVPDSTFGHALVRDFYDGISRTEAELRIRSMLLPSTPL; this is translated from the coding sequence ATGGCCGGCATAGATTTCGACTGCGCGTACTGCGGAGAGCACCATCGCGACACCGACGGGAGTGCTTCCAGCCCGTGGCCCGCGCTCGCCTTCCGCCGCCCTGACCCGTACCTGGATCTTGACACGCACGCCCGCCGCTTCCACGCCCGGGCCACCGACGACCTGTGCGTGATCGACCGCGACCGGGGCCCCGACTGCTACGTGCGCGTGACCCTCTCGATACCGATCCGGGACGAGGAGATCACGCTCGAGTACGGTCCGTGGGCCTCGGTGGGCGAAGGCAGCTATCTCGATTACGTCGAGCACTACGAGGATCCCGACCATCGCGAGCACTACGCCGGGCAGCTGGCCACCGCGATCCCGGGGTACTCCCATCCCTTCTCCGTGCCGGTGCAGGTCATCACGCGCGGCATGCAGCGCCCCGTCATCGTGCCGGACTCGACCTTCGGTCATGCTCTGGTGCGCGACTTCTACGATGGGATCAGCCGGACGGAGGCAGAGCTGCGCATCCGCTCGATGCTCCTGCCCTCGACCCCGCTCTGA